One genomic region from Opisthocomus hoazin isolate bOpiHoa1 chromosome Z, bOpiHoa1.hap1, whole genome shotgun sequence encodes:
- the LOC142358842 gene encoding ras-related protein Rab-27B gives MTDGDYDYLIKLLALGDSGVGKTTFLYRYTDNKFNPKFITTVGIDFREKRVVYNSRGPNGSPGKAFKVHLQLWDTAGQERFRSLTTAFFRDAMGFLLMFDLTSQQSFLNVRNWMSQLQANAYCENPDIVLIGNKADLSDQREVNERQAKDLADKYGIPYFETSAATGQNVEKAVDTLLDLIMKRMEQCVDKTQVSDAANGGSSGKLDSAKPEEKKCAC, from the exons ATGACTGATGGAGACTATGATTATCTGATCAAACTCCTGGCCCTTGGAGACTCTGGGGTTGGAAAAACAACGTTCCTGTACAGATACACCGATAACAAATTTAATCCCAAATTCATCACGACAGTAGGGATAGATTTTCGGGAAAAACGAGTG GTGTACAACAGCAGAGGACCAAATGGATCTCCAGGAAAAGCCTTCAAAGTACATCTCCAGCTCTGGGACACCGCCGGGCAGGAAAG ATTTCGAAGTCTCACCACAGCGTTTTTCAGAGATGCTATGGGCTTCTTACTGATGTTTGATCTCACCAGTCAACAGAGCTTCTTAAATGTCAGAAATTGGATGA GTCAGCTGCAAGCCAATGCATATTGTGAGAATCCAGATATCGTCTTAATTGGTAATAAAGCTGATTTATCAGACCAAAGGGAGGTAAACGAAAGGCAAGCAAAAGATCTGGCAGACAAATACGG CATACCGTACTTCGAAACAAGTGCTGCTACCGGCCAGAACGTGGAGAAGGCCGTGGACACGCTTCTGGACTTGATAATGAAGCGCATGGAGCAGTGCGTGGACAAGACGCAGGTCTCCGACGCAGCCAACGGGGGAAGCTCGGGCAAGCTAGATTCAGCGAAACCGGAGGAGAAAAAGTGTGCCTGCTAA